The nucleotide window CCGTGGCGGTGCGGGAGACGGCCGCCGAGCACCTCGAGGAGCGCCAGACCGACTGGGCCTACTCCAAGCCCGTCGTCGTGCTCGACTTGCTCTGGAACCTCGccttcgtcgccgtcgccgcggcCGTCCTCGCCGCGTCGACGGGCGAGAGCCCCGCCGTGCCGCTCCGCGTCTGGATCTCGGGCTACGTGCTCCAGTGCCTCCTCCACATCCTCTGCGTCACCGTCGAGTACAGGCGCCGGCGCAGGGACGCGGACCAGGAGGGAGCGGGTGATGAGGATTTCAAGCTCAGGTGAGCCTCTGCTTGGATCGAGCCCGAGCTCCCAATACTTCTGGTGTCGCATCTTATTGCCATCGTGATCTGGTCAAAGTTCCGTGCCACCTCCAGGCCTCCTTCTGTTGTGCTGTGTTGACCATTTCTGTGCACATGCTTTTGATTGTACTAGTAGCTACCTCGTGCTGTTTATTGTTGGTGTTTTGAAGCCCATCTCATTTGAGTCGTGGACTCGATGGGAGTTATACACCTTTTTTATGGGGACTCTTCCTTTTCCCCTTTATTTgattcccttttctttttctataatATGACAGGTCTATTACTTTTGGACAACTTATGATTTCCTTTGCTTAAAAAAATGTGCATACGGTGGTGATGTGCATAGGGTGGTGGTGGAAGGTTGATTGTCAGCGTAATTATGTTGTATCGGTTAAGGTTGCATTCTTATGGAAAAATTTTAGAGTAATTGATGATAGCATGTGTGACTTCATACATTGCAGACTTGCAGTGGAACCGGGAGATTATTTAGGGTGAGGGGATTTCTCTGACAATTCTTTTATAATATGTTGGATCTGAATCCCACTACCTAAACAGGCCCTTATTCTCTTGGTATTTGCAGCCAACTTTATGATGACCAAGATGCTTCTATTGAACGTATTCCCTGTAATTTCCATAAATGTGTTTTGAATATTTCATTGTGGTTCACTTGCAGGCATATACCACTTGATTGCAATCCTTTTAGAACAAGTGAAAACAATAAGTAATGAAATTATCATCTATAACAATGAAGTACAAAAACTGAAAACAAGAGTTTTAGCCTGAGAATTGAGTAGGTTGCTGTCGGATATTATTTAATATGGACCgatatcaacaacaacaacataatctttcagtcccaagcaagctggggtaggctagagttgaaacccacccagagccccaagtcacggtccaggcacttcaatagctgctttccaagcactcctattcaaacatagatctctaggtatatcccaagctttcaaatatctttttattgtcttccccatgtcaatttcggtcttcctctacctctcgtTATATAATTAGCTTTAATACcaaaagcttgtcgccacttgatccaccctgctttaatTCTGTGGTTAACGTCTGCATCAATATCtctatccctctgtagcatcgatcctagataccgaaaggtatccttcttaggcactacttgaccttccaaactcacatctccctccttctGTGCAGCTCTGCCAAAGTcgtatctcatgtattcggttttagttctgctaaatctaaaacctttagactcaagggtctgccgccataactctagtttcctatttacttcgtctggctttcgtccactaatactacatcatcagcgaacaacatataccaagggatatccccttgtatgttcctggtaacctcatccattaccaagacaaagagatacgggcttaaggctgacccttgatgaagtccaattttaatcaggAAGTAATCTATGTTatcatcgtttgttcgaacactagtcacaacattgttgtacaggtccttgatgagggtcacatactttgatgggactttatgtttgttcaaAGTCCACCACGTAAcaatttcttggtatcttgtcataagtcttctccaagtcaatgaaaaccatgtggagGTCTTTATGCTCTCTAAACCGcttcataacttgtcttattaagaagattgcttctgtggttgaccttccgggcatgaaaccaaatttgtTTGTTAATATCTGCGTCGTTtctcgcaggcgctgctcgatgactctctcccataactttataatgtgactcatcaacttaatttcccgataattagtataactttgaatatctctcttgttcttgtagattggtaccaatatgcttcttctccactcctgaggcatcttgttcgatcgaaagatattgttgaacatcttgattagtcatactatagctatatccccgagacatctccacaccgtgattgggataccatcagggctcATCGCTTTGCCCTCTTTCATCCTTTttaaggcttctctgacctctgattcttgaatcctccgcacaaagcgcctgatagtgtcatcaaacgagtcgtccagctgaacggcggtgttctcgttctcaccattgaatcatttatcaaaatactcttgccatctatgttcgatctcatcctccttcaccaagagctgctccctctcatcctttatgcacttgacttggttgaagtcccttgtcttcctatcgcgagccctagccatcctataaatgccattctctccttccttcgtactcaaacgttggtaaaggtcctcatagacccgcCACTTTGCCgcactcaccgctcgttttgcagtcttctttgtcacattgtacttctctatgttgtctacacacctgtcatgatacaagcgcttatagcactcattttccttaatagccttttgcacatcttcattccaccaccaagtgtctttcgagtcgcatccgctctctttggtcactccaagcacctctgaaaCAACCTGCTgaacgcatgttgccatcttctcctaCATGCTGTTTACATCGCCTTCATCCTTCCAAGGGCCCTTTTCAATGActttttccttaaagacctttgatgcctccctTTCTAATTTCtaccacttcgttctagcaaccctagcttgtttgttcccatgagcttgcaccagaaagcggaagttagccaccaccagcttgtgttgagcgaccacacatttTTCAGGTATCACCTTATagtccacgcatgttcgtttatccctccttgtaaggacaaagtcgatttgactagagtactgtCCACTACTTGTCGGGTATCGGTATTAGGGATACCCTCCTCGCGTGATAGGCCCCGATGACACCGGCCCCGCGAAGGCCGTGGCTCTTTAGGAACGTGATGGCGTCAAGGATATCGCgcatcctcttcttttccttctcggGAGGTCCCCACGACCACACTTGTGGTGTCTCTTCGATGAGGCGTCTGGTGAAGTCCGGCAAGGGGGCGGCGGCGTcgttcttcacgtagaaccactgcgcatgccaccccttgttggacctcGACAGCTGGCAGAGCATGTGCTCGGCGGACCGCTGCCCCCGGAGGTGGATGcccgcgcatcccatcggcaccggcAGGTCCCCAGCTCTATCCCTCTTCTTGAGCAGGGAGACGgagaagtacctccacaactcaaagtggggctcgatccctagaCATCCCTCGCACAGCGTGATGAAGGCCgcgatgtgctggatcccgttgggattCAGATGCTGCAATTCAATCTAGTAATGGTGCAGCTGCCCCCGGGAGAACGGGTGGGGAGGAATCGCGAGTCCGTGCTCGTGGAAGGGCGCGAAGGACACAACGTAGCCGTCAGGCGGCGCCAACACCTCCTCACGACCGGGCACGAGCCACTCCACCGCGTCGGTCCTCCCGCGGAGAAGGCCGCgcttgacaaggccctccatgcgcgcGTGGGTGACGTCGGAGTGATACCACGACTCCATGGGAAGCAAGGGCGGAGGAACGAAAGCTTCGCTAATGGTGGAAGAGCAACGACGGAGGAACAAGGATTTCGCTGGCGGCGCAAGAGCGAGGGGCGAACCATCCGCCTAGGTCGACGCGCATGCTGTGCCTCGTCACATCACCTCTCCGGGAATCGTGCACACGCCACCCCCGGCCGCTCCTCGAAGGGCGTGCCGGACAGCGGTTCGCCCCCTCGATGGGCCGAAAACCGCCGCAGGTAAGAagggatacggagctgaaaacgctcccacggcccattaaggcccaggagttcgaaggttggcccaccgtcGGGTTCACAATTGCTccagggcacctttagagtgaggggtgataAGGGATGGGTCCGCTAGCGGCCGGTACGCGGGCGCACGAGTGCTACGGGCATCCTGGTCCACGTTCGGGTCGTGGCCGGAGCACGGTCCATGATTTTTcttcgaagaaaggcaacgagcccttgggactggtcgaacggaccaaaagactatatggattggccgccaagaatctggagtcggtcaccagctgacctatGATGAACCCCCGCGAACGGGAAGCCGAGGCCCCACTCGATccagcccgttaacagctcatcgagcaccatgattcgtccatcgaggaaaacatgtCACGGCTCAGCTCCTCCGTTTTAccgaaaaaaacgcttgaggcgGGACGACCACAAGACGAGCtaacccctcgaccggacccttGCTACACGCGGGGGCTcgggggaagttggactcgcaaggagaccgaatacgtGGTCGCGTGACAATGGCGGATcaatcggatcctagggagggatcgGAATCAAGAGAGATCTTTTTCGACCCCCCGAATCCCGCAACTGCATGCTCTCGAAGAGTCTGAACGCAATGGAAAGGAATCGTGACCCTACCAAGACATCCCACGGCCCGCAAAGGGAGATCAAGACCCTCAGAATCCTTTCGTCTGAAAAGGccttcgaaggagtatcctactcctccgcaggctcgggggctactgtcgggtatcggtATTAGGGATACCTTGAAGAAGGAAGCTAATGGCCGCGAACGCTAACTCGTCCGGATGGTCAAGGGCGTACTTTGGTCTCGCCCGACTCCGAAGGTACGGGCTCTGTGtcacccgaccctgagggcgcgggctccgtcacgcccgaccccgagggcactggccccgtctcgctcgatcccgaGGGTGCGCGCTCCGTCTCGCTAGACCCCTCGGGTGCTGGCCCCGTCTCTCctgaccccgagggcgcgggctccgtctcgaccgaccctgagggcgcgggctccgtcacgcctgaccccgagggtgcgggctccgtctcgcccgacccctcgggtgcggacttcgcctcgccagatccctcgaagggggattccgcctcgcctgacggtgGTCCATACCGCCCCaaaccactacgggtctaagagtacgaACCCAGGGTCAAATTTCTGACACCAGAAAGGGAGTAGGCGCGTCTTGACGTGACCCgcggccacgacgggccatacctgaggactcaCGTCATCAACTGTGTCGGACGTGCCGACGCTATGCTACCTATTCCCCGTACGACTTCCGACGGGAGTTTTTGCTAACCATGTCGCCCGCCGGGACGGAATGGAGCGCCACGATCGGCTGATGACACCTGCGTAtagcgccagtgatgaacagggtcgTGACGTGGAGATGCCCCCgtcatcatctacaggaccgGCGGGACCCGCGTAAAGGAGATGAGGGGCGCCGCGACCCCGGAGGCCTTCTTTCTCctcgcttttctctctctctctctctttctctcgtgtaacatgtgccttccccttcatctataaaaggggaagtaggacGCTCCAACAAGACTCAACACCGTTCGACTTTTTCACCAGAGACTGAcctgctccctctctcgcccatttgtaacccctactacaaactagtgccggtaacacgagcagcagcagactggacgtagggacattccgcgcgaaccagtataaatccttgtgtcctccaagcacaccatctgggccagacgcacaaatcacaaatttactagttggtgattcgaaacaccgacactactaaaggtcactaaatgggactgtctcttatgaaagaaagtgttagctatcatcagatcaaaagctatggcgaagtctaaagacttcctctccctcctggttcctactaccatatctgaaacccccatgaaccgcctcgaaacctgcacttgatgtacctacatgaccattaagatcacctcctataaagagcttctcgctactagggatagctctaaccaagcgatctaagtcttcccagaaaagccgcttagcactctcatcatggcctacttggggggcatacgcactaattacgtttaagaccatatcactaatgacaagtttaactaagatgatcctattcccttgccttctcacctccaccacaccctccttgaggctcttatcaatcaaaactcctctATTTTTATTCgaagttgtccctgtgtaccagagcttgaagccggtattgtccacctccttcgccttctgccccTTCCACTTAGTCTTttggacgcataagatatttacacgcctcctaatcgctgtgtccactaactctcttaacttacctgtaagggaCCCTACATTCCAGTTACCTAAACGGATTctagttggctcgactagcttccttaccctttgcACCCGTcgaggtaggtgtgaagacccttaCTCATTTTGCatcacacccgggcgccgatgtggcGCACCACTAAGGATGCAACGACCCGATctttgctcacttgacaccatgcccagatcgcgacacggcgcatcacgggggtgacgacccggcccttgctcatttaacaccatactcgggttccgacatggcgcgtcgctaagagggttacgccctaaCGGGATTATTTTTTGTTTCATTTCCataaaagtggctaagtttttacattggctcgccgcgcctaacacaaccctcctcctttgctagggtttgggacctgctatgctaggacaccaaaggcgccccaccataggcggagttaatATGGACCGATATCTTACATAGAAATGGCCCCAATGAAAATTTTGTATTGATTTGATGGACTTGTCTATTATTAGCTTTTTGGTGCTTTTGTACAAAAGCCTTCACATGTCTTTCTTTCATTTTACGTGAATCACACTAGGAAACTTTTCAATACTGAAATCCTTAAGATTACTTGTTCTTGTCATCATACTTACTATTTATCTGTTTCCATGTTCAGTATTGTGAAGCACTTGGAGTCTGCAAACACGATGTTTTCCTTCATATGGTGGATCGTTGGGTTCTATTGGGTGTCTGCAGGTGGTCAAGCTTTATCATATGATGCTCCTCAGCTTTATTGGTATGTCTGTTGTAACTTTGATGTGTGAATAAGGAAAAAAATCTGAGTGGTCTTTTGTAAGTTCATCAATGTTGTTCTCTGAAATGTctatcttctttttcttctttttacagGCTGTCAATTGTTTTTCTGGCATTTGATGTTTTCTTTGTGGTCTTCTGTGTTGCCTTGGCTTGTGTGATTGGAATCGCTGTTTGTTGCTGCCTTCCCTGCATTATTGCTATCTTATATGCTGTAACTGATCAGGTATGTCCTGTGACCACCATAGTCTTCTAAATACAGCtcctccttttttttttctgtcaAATGCAATGGCAAATGCCCTGTTTTGGATGATATGAACACTCCTGTTTGCTGCCCTTTGCTACATTCATACACCCATGCCATAAAGATATTAGCATGCCCTGTAGTGGTGCAAGTAATTTTAACAGAGGCTTTGCCTGGGATCATTGATGTCTCCTATGCTGATGTGCAGTGAGCTAGCAACCATCATTGTCTGAACTTTTTCTCTGTAGCTTTATCCCTTTACACTACCACAACTACTTATTCTACTTATTAGCCAGTATTATTTGAATTATTCACGCTTAAGATGGTTGTTGACATGACAGAAACAATtctcttcttctctgcctcctgaCACAAAACCAATGAAACACACTGTGTTTTTGCTGAGACTATCTACTTGTTTCAATTTCAGCAGGAGGGAGCATCTGAAGATGACATAAACAACCTTTCCAAATTCAAATTTCGGACAATGAGTGATGCAGACAAGCTAGCTGCCGGCATTGCAGCACCTGTGGGTGGAGTGATGACAGAGTGTGGTACCAATCCTCCTGTCGAACATATCCTTTCAGCTGAGGATGCAgtaagtttttcaagtttatttTGAGAAGTTTGTGTTATCATTCTCCTTCTGTAGATATTTATGGTTGGCGCTGAATGTGTTAGAAATCCCATTTCATTTGAATAATGGTGGGATTTTAGGATAATTGCAGCAAACTGTTTACATCATGTTAATTTTTACAATGCTTGAGGTCTAAAGTCTATTATCTGTAGAATAGTTAACCATATCCTACAGTGGTGCATGCATTTCAGAAATTTGAAATTGTAGTAGGATATTCCCTAGATTTGCATGGACATTGGAAGAGTTTTAGTTTGGAAATTGTTTCCTTCTTTTGCCACAGTACTTCCATAGTTACAGTTGTCTTTACATGGCGAAACATTATGCCCTCTGTTTCACTGTATTTGTCCACAACAAACCATGTGCACAAACCAAGGCATTACTAGTAACAGGAACATGAAATAACCATCTCTACCCGTATTATACATCATGATGTTACCATTTCTCTACTATTAGAGCATTGAATTAGGGGTATGGAGTAGAAATATTGCAATAATTGCACCCTACATACCATCAATGAACAAACATGGTAGAACGTTTTCTCCCAAGGCCTACAAAACAGTGAAAGTGAGACTGAGGGAATAGTATGTTTAAGTTTTTGTAGAATGTCAAtttgttcttttttttctttgcctTCCTCAGTTCTGTGGGATTTGTGCCTCTGCCTGTATGGGACATGTCAGATGTCACTACCTTCTTGTTGCTGCCTCTGCCTGTATGGGACATGTCATGTCACTACCTTCTTGTATCCATAAGCAGTTCTACTTCCTTAACACCCCATGGTTGTGAAGTTGTGATTCTAGGTGTCTATGTGCATAAAAGTTCTCCTGTCTGTGTTGAAATATTTATCTTGAACTTCTGTGAGTGTAGAAGGGTTTCAGCATCTCGCCATCCTTCTTTGGATATGTTGTTTGCACCTTTGAAACTAGAGAGCTTTATACATAAACATCTGATCTAGTTTTCAGAAATGACCAATCCATGTaccttttttttaaataaaaaatgaagCTAGAGTTTGAATGTCTTTTGCCACATAAAGATTTAGAGTTCAGAGAAAATAATTTAAAGATTTAGAGTTCAAAGGAAAGAATTTGAGTAATTTGATAATTCTTCTGTCTTATCTgagaagttgacttgggtagaggcaataaaaggagacttgaaaggatggaatatacccaaagacttagccttagataggagtgcttggaagacagctattcacgtgcctgaaccttgattgtttctgttgggtttcaactctagcctaccccaacttgtttgggacttaaaggctttgttgttgttgttgttgttgttgttgttatctgAGAAGTTTCATATCTGCAACTTGAATCCAAATTAATTGTAAAACAAAGTTGATACATTGATTCCAAATGGTTTAGTTTTAGATTTTAAATTCAACTTTAAGTTTAAAGGGCAAAGTACATCTATGAGAAATTAGCTTACACCACCTCAGATAATTTTTATCAATTTTGGAATAAATCAAAATTAACCTGCATATGATTTCAGATGTAAGATTCTATATTTGGAAGAACTTGAGTGATTTCTCTTTAATGTTTTACCTTTGACCTTTCAAAAATAGTGAGATTTTGGAAATTCTGACGGTAATGATTTAGTTTGGGACATAATGTAATGTAATGTCCATCATTTCACTAGTATGTACAAAGGAAGAAAAATGACAGTAGATCCGAAACCACACTGCTTTATTTTTCCATGCACGCAACTTACTTTTAGATTAGGGAGTCTCATTTGAATTCTACGGCAATGGTCAATGGATATATGATAGAATATGGGGATCTGGAAATAATTAATAAAATTGTAATATTCTGGTGCCAGCTTATCTAGCTGGCATGTGACCTCAACTACTTCTTTAAGCAATCAAGTTTGGTGTCATAAATCTTAGGGACAATTGTCTAGCagacatccaaagtgatggtcgtttgctggcggacaccctgttttgagcagtttgccagaagacactctggttcgttGAAATTATGCCACAGGACACCGCGGCCCGGTTttagccggttgaggagagagataATTTTGTTTTGGACATCCAGTGCCCCTAAGCCACACTTAGGTCCGCCCCAACCTGGTCTGGTTGGACCCAACGGAGGGGATGGCGCCGCTGTACCCCAACGCCAACATCCACGTGTAGAACCCAAGCCTCAGGCCCCAGCACCGCCGTGCCCTCCCCGACCTGGCCCGCTCCACCCGCTGCAAGACCTCGTCGGGGTCCTCCCCAGCTTCTGCcgctgcggggggggggggggggggggaccggCGGTGCCATCGACGCCGTGTGTCTCCTCGAGCTCGTCCCCTTTGCCGAGACCGATGCCGCCACGCTCGCGCGCCGCCTGCAGTCCGAAACGTCGTCCGCCAGCGAGGCCGAGCGGGCTGCTCTGGCCGACCTCGCCGCGGAGCTTGGGGGCTCCGCGCCCGCTGCGGTTGCTCTTGCGCTTCGTCACATCATGGAAGACAGCGGCGGCTTGTAGATCGAGGAGGCCTTCATTGGTGGCAAGCAGATGACTATGGTCTGGGCCATCTACCGGAGCAAACTCCTCAAAGAGCTACCAGAATCCTCCTCTGTGCTCCAAATCCAACCTCCGCCAACTCCACAGGTGACTCCCATAGATACTGATACTAACAGTGCCATCATACCAAGGCCTCGGAGATGGGGAGCCGCTCGCATGGAAGGTGGAGAGGTCGCCGCCACCGCTAGAACTCGGGAGGGAGCCGCCGCTTGGCCTGCGGGATCCAGACCGCTGGTTGGTGCCGCCGGATCTTCCGTTGAtgcgaggaggaaggaggaaggaggcgcCGTTGATGCGAGGACGACGTAGGCGACTTTGGATCTTGAGCTGCGGGGCGACGCCGGACTCCGGCGCGGAGCTGCTCGGTAGGGGGCGGAGCTTGGGCTCTGGCGTGGAGCTGGTCCGAACACGGCCTGTCTCTTCTTCCAGTTCCGTTCTTATGTGGTCCGACCAGACCAGGTTGGGGGTGGACCCAACTTtggctcaggggcaccggatgtccaaaacaaaattttctctctcctcaaccgactGAAACCGGGCCGCGATGTCCTGTGGCATAATTTCaacgaaccagagtgtcttctggcaaactACTCAAAATGGGGTGTCCGTCAGCAAacgaccatcactttggatgtccgcCAGACAATTTAGACATGTGACAGGCAGCTGAACTCAATTAATGATAAGCTCAGTAGTGTTCTCAGTGTCTGCAAGATCGATGTTTCCAGTTTGCCCATGTGTGAGCATTCAACTGGTCAGTTGGAAACTTGGAATTACTGCCTCTTGCCATTCACCTTTTGTGTAGGTACCAGTCCTTATGAAGCTGATGTTCAATTCTGAATGTTTTGGGCTGGCTCAAACCTTTGTTATCTTCTGGGAAAGAGTTACCACCCTGTGTCCAAATTATAGGTCATTTTGGGTTTTCTAGGACATAgctttgctatgcacctagatatacgatatgtctagatacatagtaaaaatgtGTATCTAGAAGAGCCAAAACGACCTATAAATTGGAACGGAAGGAGTATTATGTTGAGCTCCTGTTTTTTTTTGCTACTTGTTACCACAGTACTGTTAGTCACATACATTTGAGTTACCGTGCAGTCTTACACTGTTATTACAAGTAAGAGAATGCTGTTCTATCAGACTTAATCTGATCATCCCATTTTTAATGCAGGAGTGCTGTATCTGCCTATGCCCGTATGAAGATGGCGTGGAACTGCGTGAGCTCCCTTGCAACCACCATTTTCACTGCAGCTGCATAGACAAGTGGCTTCACATAAATGCTACATGCCCATTGTGCAAGTTCAACATCGTCAAGAGCAATCCTGACAGAGAAGAGGTCTAGTTCACTAAAAAAAACGTGGCAAAACATTTCGGGCATGTCCCAGCTGTGCTCTTCAGTACTACCACATTTGCGAACCGAGTTGTGATTACCGGTCCTGTAGTTAAAATTCATAGGTGATGCACAGATGGTTGCAATGTTGGTTCTCGTGAATATTCCTTTTAGCAGTTTTCTGCACGGGCTGTCCATTCTCTTTCTGCTCGATCTGATTGTATCGCAGATTTATTTGTACAGGAACACATGGTCATGTTGGATCTTGAAAGCACTCAGTCATTTGTAAAATGATTCATGAATTGGAGGCTAGTGTACAGACTGCTTTTGGTTGGCATAAATGATTTGAGGGCAATATGAATGAGGGAGCGGGTTTACGCAGATGTGCAGATATTGTGTATGGGTTCGCTTTTGAAATATGGTAAACCCTTTTTTGCATGCAAAACATGAGTGTCCAAACGGAACATTTTTATGATATGAGATGATAATATACGTGTCGAACGATGAgaccatttttttttaaaaaaaactgcaTGTGATACGGGATTTTGTGGGTAAGTACAAGTGGCAAGTGGTAATAGTCTAACAGAGCACAAGATTGAAGCAAACATTGCATTTAGAAGACCCAAATTTTCAGTTTATATATGACCTTTCATGATTTCATCTCCTTTGGTGTTGCTGGTTTGTGTTTAGCATGGTCACGGAATGGGTCAACCCCATATCTGGACCTCCCAAATCTTCAGTTCAGAATGTAGTTAGGCAGTTTCAGTTCAACCAAACTTTATATATAACCAAACTAATCGTGACGATCATGTTCGATGATGATGGTCGCCAGGCAGCGTCAGCATTCAAGTTTTGAGGATCCGCTAAGCCGTTGGCTCATCATGCCCGCATGGATGACACGACGCCACAGCACCGTACCGCTGCATGCAACGCGCACCTGACATGGGAAGCGTCGAACCAGATACAGAGCTTATACAATCGAAACCTCACTCTCCATGAGGCCATGATGGCAGCCACGCGATGGTCTCTTGTAGTCGGCGCCGCCGTGGCCGTCATTCTGTCTTCGTCATGCTTCACCGCGACAGCCGCGGCCAGGCCACTCCCGTACCCGGGCCGCTCGTCGTCGACGTCGGCGTCCCTGGACTGCGCCACGGTGACGTCGCTGCTGGCGGGCTGCAAGGCCTTCGTCAGGCgcggcgcggtggcggcggcgtcgccATCCGTGCCGGCGCCCGGCGCCGCGTGCTGCGAGGGCGTGGCGGAGCTGTACGCCGTGGCCTCGGACTCCGCGGACAACTGGCGGTCGGTGTGCGGGTGCATGGCGGGGCTCGTGCGGCGGTACCCCTCCAACGCCTCCGCCATCGCGCTGCTGCCCGGTCCTCTGCGCCGTCCTGCCGCCCGCCGGGCGCGCCGCCAGCGACACCCTCACGTACT belongs to Miscanthus floridulus cultivar M001 chromosome 4, ASM1932011v1, whole genome shotgun sequence and includes:
- the LOC136549640 gene encoding E3 ubiquitin-protein ligase At4g11680-like isoform X2 — translated: MASTSPRRSSGGDPPSPSTPLISSPTSPSPASGPSGGGPLGRLTSLRGAARFIRRTGSRRLLREPSVAVRETAAEHLEERQTDWAYSKPVVVLDLLWNLAFVAVAAAVLAASTGESPAVPLRVWISGYVLQCLLHILCVTVEYRRRRRDADQEGAGDEDFKLSIVKHLESANTMFSFIWWIVGFYWVSAGGQALSYDAPQLYWLSIVFLAFDVFFVVFCVALACVIGIAVCCCLPCIIAILYAVTDQEGASEDDINNLSKFKFRTMSDADKLAAGIAAPVGGVMTECGTNPPVEHILSAEDAECCICLCPYEDGVELRELPCNHHFHCSCIDKWLHINATCPLCKFNIVKSNPDREEV
- the LOC136549640 gene encoding E3 ubiquitin-protein ligase At4g11680-like isoform X1 — protein: MASTSPRRSSGGDPPSPSTPLISSPTSPSPASGPSGGGPLGRLTSLRGAARFIRRTGSRRLLREPSVAVRETAAEHLEERQTDWAYSKPVVVLDLLWNLAFVAVAAAVLAASTGESPAVPLRVWISGYVLQCLLHILCVTVEYRRRRRDADQEGAGDEDFKLSIVKHLESANTMFSFIWWIVGFYWVSAGGQALSYDAPQLYWLSIVFLAFDVFFVVFCVALACVIGIAVCCCLPCIIAILYAVTDQQEGASEDDINNLSKFKFRTMSDADKLAAGIAAPVGGVMTECGTNPPVEHILSAEDAECCICLCPYEDGVELRELPCNHHFHCSCIDKWLHINATCPLCKFNIVKSNPDREEV